CCCGACTAATCTGAAGAGATCATGTCAGATCCCATAAATGCTATTACATTGTCGTCATTGAGTTTTAGAGCCTTTTTCTGACATTGTTGGGGGGTGCCATCTCAGCTCTTTTATGAAGCCTTTGGCTGGGCTACATAGGACATCATTTTGACTGTATAAAAATATAATATGATACGAATCTCAGAAAACGGAAGCGCAAAcaaatattttttaattaaaaaaaatttccacatttgttctttaccagaaaaaaaaaaaattaaatacacaaATATGGCATCGCAATAATCATACTGACCTAGAAAATCATAGCGCCAGATTGTTTCTAGTGAGTTTAGTTGAAAATTAAATTAACTCAAATGACAAAATTGTGTGGGGTTTTGTTGTTTTAATCCCTTATTTACCATGTCACCGCACTTTTAACTTTACATTTTCTTGTTTTTCCAGTATATTTTATAGTAAAATGAATGgtctcattcaaaagtacatctcgtcctgcgaACAAAAACACAAGCCCTCTCACAGTTATGTCATTGGGGAAAATAaaaatggctcttgaaagaagggtgGGAAAATAAAAATGGGAGTGCAATACTGAAAAATTGGCTGGTTGGCAAGGGATCGATAGGTCCTATaaggctgacaggttccctttaataagaacTATTACATATACATTGTAATAACATGGCTGATTACTCACTTGGCTTTTCTGATGCTTTGGTCACTGGTACAGAAGACACTTGGGGTTTCTTCACTGGAGAATTTTCAGGGCTTGAATCTAAATGTAGTCTAAAGCCCTGCATGAAAGAAATGGAGATTAGTCTTTACCACTTCTAGAAAATTGTATGCCGTGTAAGAACGCTACATAGTTGGTTTATCTGTTCTATACAGAACTGGGGGAGGACCAAGAATCAGATGTCAGGACGACTCCATCTCAAAAGTACTGTCAAATTCCCCTCAATAAGACTTGTTGGGTTGACACAATtaacaaaaatggaaaataaaaagagGCGCAGCACCACTGACTGCTTAAAGAGTAACTGACCTTTcatttatttttaataattttgtcCAGTATTGAAAACTTTGCAAAAGACAAGGGTTTCACATGGAAGCACCAATGGAGCCCCTGATGTGGAGCTTAAACACGATGTCAACGTGGCCTAACTCTGGGGACAATCTGCTGCAGAAGACTGATCCACTGATCCAATAAGCAGAAATATCAGCGGAGAATACAGGTGAAGACtccttcactgccatcatctgtactccaagcgAGTACGCTCCgatatcaatgcagctgaaggcTGGCAAATAACCTAATCTTTTTTAATATAATACATAGCCAAGGAGCTGAAATTAGAGATCTGTTCACTCTCCTGATCTAAGACAGCAATGGATGGCTCAGAATAGGAACAAGGTAAAAACACTATTGACTGAAAAGACTGGGAATATGAAGAGTTTTTTTGGGAACAAGACGGACATGCTTGATATCTTAAGCACACAGGAGCAAATACAGAAAGGATGATCATACTGATAGCAAAGCATTCTTTGGGTAGCTTTAGAGGGTTTCCTCCTATCAATCACAAAGCCTGCACATGTTACTACGAGTTTAGGACTCGCTCCTTGCTCCAGCGTGTATCCAGGCGGTGTATAGACGCAACCAGTTACATGTCATTTCCTTTCTGGACCTTTGCTTAGATACCCCCGAAATTGCCACTGGGCAAATCCGAAACAGTCAAGACACTTTGGGACCGGAAATTAAAAATTACAAGTGGGGAAAAAATTGTAATCATATTTGGCATAGAGGAGAAGTGGGCACcaccataaataaaaaaaacagataccAGGGGGTGCTACTAATGCGCCTGAAACACAGAATGTAAAAGAAGAACCGCAAAGAAAGTGTACACACAACccgtaaatagtgaaaaaaaaaaaggctttattgAAAAAAACAAAGTGCTTAAGTCataaaaaccatttaaaaacagtgCACAGTgagaccatctgcagcaagttgatgctgcagctctctggagatggtctgaggattgtccttgactgatctcaccattcttcttctctgcctttctgatgtttttttggcctgccacttctggccttaacaagaactgtacctgtgtttttccatttccttaccatgttcctcacagtggaaattgacaggttaaatctctgagacagctttttgtatccttcccctgaacaactatgttgaataatctttgttttcagatcatttgacagttgttttgaggagcccatgatgccactcttcagaggagattcaaacaggagaacaacttgcaagtggccactttaagtagcttttctcatgattgcatacacctagctatgaagttcaaaactcaatgaggttacaaaaccaaaaaaagtgctttagtaagtcagtaaaaagtaggtaggagtatttaaaacaagaaaatgataagggtgcccatacttatgcacctgtcaaattttgtttgaatgcagattgcacattttctgttagtacaataaacctcatttcaaggcagaaacattactgtgtccaacagttattagatatatgaaactgaaatagctattgcaaaaaaaaccatttatataaaacattaagcttaagattaataggggtgcccaaactttttcatatgactgtatatcatTGATCTGCGTTTGACCCACAGAGTTTTTCTATTGTGCAAGTACTCTTATTATGTGCACCTATAATATGCGTCTAATATGTGTAATATGGTCATTACATCTAAAAGGGTTTCCTACATTTTGAGCTCATGGTTGTACTTTGCACAAATATTGTTGGACGATTCTCTAAATTGTTTGGGGCCATTTATTCCCTATTGAGCCTGCTTACACACATTCTTATGTAAAAGGGTTGTTGGTTTGGGtatgttttttacatgtttttaaatgtttttatgactTAAGCACTTTGTTTTTTCAATAAagccttatttttttttcctcactatTTACAGGTTGTGAGTGCATGTTTATTTGCACTTCTTTTACATTTTAATATTTATTCATTTCTTTGCCACCTTATTTGGACCTTGCAGGTGTTATATGCAGCCCTCGGTGCAAGAATATAGTGTAACCAAACAAGTCTTTATTGCTGTGGTGAGTATCCAACAGAGTCATCCAACACTGTCCTCGATGTAGTTAAGAGCTTGTGATGCAGAAGAGAAGCTCTTACCCAAAGTTAGGGCAGATCCTCAGTGTTGGGGGAGTAACAGACACAAACATTACAAGATCTGGTAATATACATAAACACAATAGTGGCAGCATAGGCTACCCATATTGGGTTTACCCACCTGTGGAGTTGCAGGAGATGGAAAACCTCTTATTCTAAACGTTACCAGTGTTGTGTCTCACACTACTAGACCAGGTGACTAACTACTGGTGTATTCTATGCAGTTATgtggataaaaccctattgtgcCCTAATAGTCCCCACAGCATTTCCTTAAGCTGAGGACATGACATGCAAAAGCTGGAAAATTACCTCGTCAAGTGCCATTTCGAGCTCATGTTTGACATGATTCTCCAGTAGGCCGTTTTCAGCAGAAGGCTTCATTGACTCACCCTCCACTAACTGAACTTGATTTTTTGTAACCCTTTCTGATAAGACTGGTTCTTTCTGTTTAATATCTGTTGATGAGGTTACATCAGGCTTCCTTTTTGAAGTCTTGTGTGCGTTCAAAGTCTCCGTCACCTTCTGCTGGTCTGCAGCTTTGACTTTAATGGATTCTAGATTAGGAAGCACTGCGTGACTTCGTTGGATATTATTTGGGGCAAAAttcttttttaactttattttgttCCATTTGGATTTTTTGGTTAATGGACTTGTCTTCTGTTCAAGCCGACATTTAATCTGCAATGGTTTTCTGCTGGGAAAGAATCGTTTAGACTGCTTTGTGGGGCTCTGTTCAGAAGGAGGTGGTGGGGAGGCCTCCATTGGACTGTCCTTCTCAGTGGGGATATCGGACGTGCTGGGTGCCTCTTTCACAACTTCTACTGTGTCAGATTCTATTTCCCCAGCAATTTCATTGCACAAGTCCAGGATACTAATCCGCTTGGACTTCTGATCCTTTTCAGTCGGGACTTCTTGATTATTTTTATCAGATCCTGGTTTTAGGACTTTTTGCTTCTTCGCCTTATTTGCAGTTTTGACCTCAGGTTTATTGCTGTCCCTTTTGCGTTTTAAAGGCATAGTAGAAGCAGTTGGTGAAGTGGAAGCAGTAGATTTATTGGATATTTTCTCTGTCCGTGGTGACGGTGAGCCTACATTGGGAGTAGGGCATGAGCTGGATTGATTAGGATCTCGGGCTTTGCTTTTGACCGTGTCACTAAAGTCCATCTCCATTTTCCCTTCTTTTTTCACACTTCTTGATGCAGGCTTTTTGGAGACGTTGGTCTGGGATCTTCTAGGTTTCTTTTTTTCTACACTTTTCTGCCTTAATGTAGTTGATGGATTTTGCTTTGTCCTCCGAGAACTTGGCAATTTTTTAGTCATCTCAGTTGTAGGACTTGTATCTTTTTTACAGTCCGATTTTGTACTTTTTGAAGATTTTCGTATCGATGGTGCCATCTTTTTGAGATCTGCAGCAGTAACTTTGCTTCGACCAAGggttgttgtggatggtttcttttCCTTAGTTTGCACATTTTTGTTCACTTTCTTTGCTTGTACAGATTTAATCTCCGGTTTTCTCAAGTTCTTCTTCCCGGACTCATTTTTTATTCGTACAGACTGGTTTTTGCTTGGGCTTTTCACTATTTTGCGTGTCTTACTTTGCACAGACGTCGCTCTTGCTGCAGTTTTGCGCACACTTGATGGTTGACTTTTCTTTGTGGCTTTTGACACATTGGGGGATTTTGGGGTGCTCCTTCTTGAAGCTGCCACATCTTTGGGAACAGCTTTCTGCTTGGCAGGCACATTCTTACCATTACATTTTTTGGTGACTTTCACATTCACGTTTTTCTTTTCATGTCCCCCTTCTGCTTGGGAGGACCGGGATTTCTTTATGGCTTTATTTGTAGGTAAAGGCGATTTTTTTTTATTCGGTGTTGAGCACTGTTTTGACTTGTTTGtaacaacatttttctttttggaTTTTGCAGGACAACCTTTAGTTTCTTTGCTACGCTTCCGAGTCTTGGTGGGAGTTTCCGACAGAGGGGACCTTCTCTTTTTTGAGGCCAttactgcaaaagaaaaaaaaaaagaaaaagaaaaaaatcaggaGAGAAATCATCACCATGAGAACTCCTCTTAAAGGGTCAATGAACAGTATCACTATACTCACAGCAACCTAAGTATTCATCCAATTATATACTATTGATGTTGCTAACAACTATAACAATTCAAAAAGTTTAGTATGTTTATAGAAGTGATGTCTGCAAGTAGAGTGAATTTTAAGCAGCGACTCCTACCTCTATGGCTTAGCTGAGCAGAAATATTGTAGGAAATAAGTATCTTTGAGGCACCACTGGCACAAGAACCACAGTAAAATAGAATTTGATAGGTTACAATGTAACCTGAAGTCACGATGATGGACAAAATAAGACAAGCAGGAGATCACATTAATATACATGCTGCCATCCTGCTGCTGCTCCTGTGTGCTAAAGAAGGAAAAGCAGAAATCCCTCTGTGTGCTGTGTATATGAGACATACAGATAGTCTTCTCCCACCAGTGCCACTGCAAATTAAGACAATGTGCAAAGGAGAAAAGTGATCAAAATGCTGAAAACATAACAACGGCCAGAAATCATGTTATTCCTCATTTTCTAAGCTAGCTGGGATACAAATGTAAAAAACTCTGtagctgctgaagaacctcttcATCTCAGTAAATCAGTGGTAGACACTGTCTACAACAGCAATCTGTCAGACCTCTCCGATGGGAACGACTGAAGACGAATACCAGCAGACCCAGGCAAGTTTCACAGGTATAGAGCTTGCCGATTAGCTGTTGCAGTTTAACTCCTGGGATGCCGCTTTGAATCCAATGTGAGAAAAGTGCAATACAAATGTTCATTTTAAAGTATATCAAGCCCTGATATAACCCTATCAACTGGGGAAAAAAGTCATAACTCATGGAGTGTGAGGAGGAAAAATTGAATGCAAAGAGGGGCACAATGGGCTCTGTCACCTGATGGTGTGGCTGGAGGGGAGAAAAGTAAGGTCTATGTAGCTCCAATTATCTCTTTGTATTATGTCAGGTTCAGTATTGAAAAATCAGGTCATTCAAATTACAGATGTGGCTGGTCCGTGTGCCCACACTGCAGAGGGGTGCAGGGGCGCATTTATATTGCATGCATTATTAAGGCCCAGAAAACAGACCAAAAAAATGCGTGGGTGGTCCGGGGTGCAGACAATCATACTTTCTTCAGAAAGAGCCCTAACCTGAAGAAATGACTGAGGGAGGTTTATACAGATATTAGCAACATCACTAGAGACCCATGGACAGTGCTTCACCCTGTGGTCACAGTGCCCCACTACCAACACCCACGACAGTGGGTCCCCCAGAGCGTGGCCCAGTGGTCCCCAACCCCACCAGCGCAGTGGTCCCCAACCCCACCAGCGCAGCGGTCCCCCACCACAGCAGTCCCCCACCTTACGGCACCTGGCGCAGAGGCAACATGTGGTCTATAGCAGAAAGTTGGAGCACTTTATGTCATCGGTTCACTTACTGAGCTCTATGTTCTGGGAACATGACAGGAGGCAATGTCAGCACACACTGCACTGATCCTGACAGTGACCCGTGGTATTCCTCCGCACCAGAGCTGCATACACTGAACACCACACACATAACACCCAGCTGCTGCTCTGGAGGAGCGCACACCAGCCGTTCAATCAGCCCCCAGCAGTGACACTTACCAGCCTGAAGGGGGAGTGTGCGAGCTGTCCGTTCTCCGCTCTCATCGGGCCGCTCTTTCCGTCTATAGTAACAAACCCGTGACTTGTAACTGGACAAATTAACACTCCCGAGATGATAACGGCAGACACCGGAGCGACGTGCAGCCAGCACTTATGTACACAGAAACATCACCGGCTCCGGACACGGGAAAAACTTCCAGGGCGGAGCAGTAAGCGTCAGATAAGCCGCCTGGAGCATGCGCAGTGTACTATTCCTGCATCCCACGCCTCTCTTTGCTCTTCAAGCCTCGTTTCCATCCCAATATTATGACTGTCTCCAGGATGTGACTAGAAGTTGTCACCGGTGTCGCGACAGGTTGTTATTTTGCGGCAGGACTGACGTAAAGTACTCGGAGTCGGAAGTATTTCAGTGAGAGTTTTACGTGAGGAGTGTGAAGTAAAGTGAGCTATGGTTAATGGTGGGAGCCAGCATAGCAACAGGTGGGAGGAGCAGGGGCTGCACGGACCAGTGACCCCAGCTCTATGGCAGTGTGACATGGGGAGAGTGTGTGTATAGCGCCATCATGTGGTGACGTGTCCTTCCCGTGGTCATTTCCACGTTATACCCCTGTTACATGCTCCGTGGTGTGTGTTCTCCTGTCCTCTGCAGATATTCCGTGTACCCGTTACTAGGACCCCTATTACACCTCTGTTTATTTTTAGATCAATGAGTTCTTAACCCCCGgagctgttttcgtttttcgctccccttcccagagccataatttttttatttttccgtcaatatggccatgtgagggcttattttttgcgggatgagttgtacttttgaacgacaccattggttttgccatgtcgtGCACTAAAAAACGGgacaaaaatttcaagtgcggtgaatttgcaaaaacaagtgcagtcccacacttgttttttgtttggcatttctgctagattcactaaatgctaaaactgacctgccattatgattctccaggccattacgagttcatagacacctaacacgtgtaggttattttttatctaagtggtgaaaaaaaatgtcgaacattgcttaaccccttcatgacccagcctattttggccttaatgaccttgccgttttttgcaattctgaccagtgtccctttatgaggtaataactcaggaacgcttcaacggatcctagcgattctgagattgttttttcgtgacatattgggcttcatgttagtggtaaatttaggtcgataatttctgagtttatttgtgaaaaaaacaaatttggcaaatattttgaaaatttcacaattttcacatttttaatttttattctgctaaaccagagagttatgtgacacaaaatagttaataaataacatttcccacgtctactttacatcagcacaattttggaaacaaattttttttttgctaggaagttataagggttaaaatttgaccattgatttctcatttttacaacaaaatatacaaaaccattttttttagggaccacctcacatttgaagtcagtttgagggttctatatggctgaaaatacccaaaagtgacaccattctaaaaactgcacccctcaaggtgctcaaaaccacattcaagaagtttattaacccttcgggtgtttcacagcagcagaagcaacatggaagtaaaaaatgaacatttaactttttagtcacaaaaatgatcttttagcgaaattttttttattttcccaagggtaaaaggagaaactggaccacgaacatttttgtccaatttgtcctgagtacgctgatacctcatatgtgggggtaaaccactgtttgggcgcacggcagggctcggaagtgaaggagcgccatttgactttttcaatgaaaaattggctccaatctttagcggacaccatgtcgcgtttggagagcccccgtgtgcctaaacattggagctcccccacaagtgaccccattttggaaactagaccccccaaggaacttatctagatgcatagtgagcactttaaactctcaggtgcttcacaaattgatccgtaaaaatgaaacagtacttttttttcacaaaaaaattattttagcctcagttttttcattttcacatgggcaacaggataaaatggatcctaaaatttgttggacaatttctcctgagtacaccgatacctcacatgtgggggtaaaccactgtttgggcacatggtaaggctcggaagggaaggagcgccatttgactttttgaatggaaaattagctccaatcgttagcggacaccatgtcgcgtttggagagcccctgtgtgcctaaacattagagctcctctacaagtgaccccattttggaaactagaccccccaaggaacttatctagatgcatagtgagcacttataacccccaggtgcttcacagaagtttataacgcagagctgt
This is a stretch of genomic DNA from Ranitomeya variabilis isolate aRanVar5 chromosome 6, aRanVar5.hap1, whole genome shotgun sequence. It encodes these proteins:
- the ESCO1 gene encoding N-acetyltransferase ESCO1 isoform X1; this encodes MASKKRRSPLSETPTKTRKRSKETKGCPAKSKKKNVVTNKSKQCSTPNKKKSPLPTNKAIKKSRSSQAEGGHEKKNVNVKVTKKCNGKNVPAKQKAVPKDVAASRRSTPKSPNVSKATKKSQPSSVRKTAARATSVQSKTRKIVKSPSKNQSVRIKNESGKKNLRKPEIKSVQAKKVNKNVQTKEKKPSTTTLGRSKVTAADLKKMAPSIRKSSKSTKSDCKKDTSPTTEMTKKLPSSRRTKQNPSTTLRQKSVEKKKPRRSQTNVSKKPASRSVKKEGKMEMDFSDTVKSKARDPNQSSSCPTPNVGSPSPRTEKISNKSTASTSPTASTMPLKRKRDSNKPEVKTANKAKKQKVLKPGSDKNNQEVPTEKDQKSKRISILDLCNEIAGEIESDTVEVVKEAPSTSDIPTEKDSPMEASPPPPSEQSPTKQSKRFFPSRKPLQIKCRLEQKTSPLTKKSKWNKIKLKKNFAPNNIQRSHAVLPNLESIKVKAADQQKVTETLNAHKTSKRKPDVTSSTDIKQKEPVLSERVTKNQVQLVEGESMKPSAENGLLENHVKHELEMALDEGFRLHLDSSPENSPVKKPQVSSVPVTKASEKPSRDCKQLPDQMAASMESGDSMKRNLSAEKSNIVPSDVHLQKEIRKLKEADKNSSSQPIIDAGQKRFGVVTCNICGMLYTASNPEDETQHLLFHNQFISAVKYVGWKKERIVAEYPDGKIIMVLPDDPKYALKKVEEIREMVDNDLGFQQVPLRLHSRTKTLLFISSDKKVVGCLIAEHIQWGYRVIEDNITSENCDKDRIISERVKAWCCSTTPEAAICGVSRIWVFSMMRRKKIASRMLECLRNHFIYGSHLSKDEIAFSDPTPDGKLFATRYCGTGQFLIYNFVNGQHPVS
- the ESCO1 gene encoding N-acetyltransferase ESCO1 isoform X2 — translated: MASKKRRSPLSETPTKTRKRSKETKGCPAKSKKKNVVTNKSKQCSTPNKKKSPLPTNKAIKKSRSSQAEGGHEKKNVNVKVTKKCNGKNVPAKQKAVPKDVAASRRSTPKSPNVSKATKKSQPSSVRKTAARATSVQSKTRKIVKSPSKNQSVRIKNESGKKNLRKPEIKSVQAKKVNKNVQTKEKKPSTTTLGRSKVTAADLKKMAPSIRKSSKSTKSDCKKDTSPTTEMTKKLPSSRRTKQNPSTTLRQKSVEKKKPRRSQTNVSKKPASRSVKKEGKMEMDFSDTVKSKARDPNQSSSCPTPNVGSPSPRTEKISNKSTASTSPTASTMPLKRKRDSNKPEVKTANKAKKQKVLKPGSDKNNQEVPTEKDQKSKRISILDLCNEIAGEIESDTVEVVKEAPSTSDIPTEKDSPMEASPPPPSEQSPTKQSKRFFPSRKPLQIKCRLEQKTSPLTKKSKWNKIKLKKNFAPNNIQRSHAVLPNLESIKVKAADQQKVTETLNAHKTSKRKPDVTSSTDIKQKEPVLSERVTKNQVQLVEGESMKPSAENGLLENHVKHELEMALDEGFRLHLDSSPENSPVKKPQVSSVPVTKASEKPSRDCKQLPDQMAASMESGDSMKRNLSAEKSNIVPSDVHLQKEIRKLKEADKNSSSQPIIDAGQKRFGVVTCNICGMLYTASNPEDETQHLLFHNQFISAVKYVGWKKERIVAEYPDGKIIMVLPDDPKYALKKVEEIREMVDNDLGFQQVPLRLHSRTKTLLFISSDKKVVGCLIAEHIQWGYRVIEDNITSENCDKDRIISERVKAWCCSTTPEAAICGVSRIWVFSMMRRKKIASRMLECLSFRF